The following are from one region of the Calonectris borealis chromosome 35, bCalBor7.hap1.2, whole genome shotgun sequence genome:
- the SMG9 gene encoding LOW QUALITY PROTEIN: nonsense-mediated mRNA decay factor SMG9 (The sequence of the model RefSeq protein was modified relative to this genomic sequence to represent the inferred CDS: deleted 1 base in 1 codon), with product MRAGAAPPRAGGHSEAGKRRDPPPLPGQPPPPPQVGAMSDSGQSPAPGGRRRWPREKEPDGGGDRREGGEEPAGLMQKTPIILAKPPGERQQAKAGSGPAPPAPAPAPPIVLMKARGEEGRGGGGAGAGEGPALAPPREREGPRPTQPVYQLHGRGLPPPGALDPVAGQARLAAPEKMKTSIKLVDEQMNWCDSALEFLLEQTDVLVVGALGLQGTGKSTLLSLLAANQPEEDPRAFVFRPQPPELRERGGAQTSGVDFFITPERVVFLDTQPILSPALLDHLINNDRKLPPEYALPHTYVEMQSLQIAAFLFTVCHVVLLVQDWFTDLALYRFLQTAEMVKPSTPSPSHEPSGAAGPEEPSEYYPHLVFVQTRARPEAFGPRRLRQMHRVLDRLMAHSHLKYKGSLSMRELGLLPGLPEGFLEAEVNLFLLPPRKRRGRTPAPRAGGGGAPLFPLLPPYRGHGAFGTLLARLRGRVLAAARAQLSHTLLTERNWFHYAARIWDGVKKSSALAEYSRLLG from the exons ATGCGCGCCGGGGCAGCACCGCCGCGCGCCGGGGGCCACTCAGAGGCGGGAAAgcgccgggacccgccgccgTTGCCGGGGcaaccgccgccccccccccag GTGGGAGCGATGTCGGACTcggggcagagcccggccccgggcgggcggcggcgctggccgAGGGAGAAGGAGCCGGACGGGGGCGGAGACCGACGG gagggaggggaggagccAGCCGGCCTGATGCAGAAGACGCCCATCATCCTGGCCAAGCCCCCGGGGGAGCGG CAGCAGGCGAAGGCGGGGtcaggcccggccccgcccgcccccgccccggccccgcccatCGTGCTGATGAAGGCGCGGGGGGAGgaagggcggggcgggggtggggccGGCGCGGGGGAGGGGCCGGCGCTGGCCCCGCCCCGTGAGAGGGAGGGGCCCCGCCCCACCCAGCCCGTCTACCAGCTGCACgggagggggctgcccccccccggcgcccTCGACC CGGTGGCCGGCCAGGCCCGGCTGGCGGCTCCCGAGAAGATGAAAACCAGCATCAAACTGGTGGACGAGCAAATGAACTGGTGCGACAGCGccctggag ttcctgCTGGAGCAGACGGACGTGCTGGTGGTCggggccctggggctgcaggggaccgGGAAGTccaccctcctctccctgctggcCGCCAACCAGCCCGAGGAGGACCCCcg GGCCTTCGTCTTCCGGCCGCAGCCCCCGGAgctgcgggagcgggggggggccCAGACCAGCGGCGTCGACTTCTTCATCACCCCCGAGCGCGTCGTCTTCCTCGACACCCAG cccatCCTTAGCCCCGCCCTCCTCGACCACCTCATCAACAACGACCGGAAGCTGCCCCCCGAGTACGCCCTCCCCCACACCTACGTCGAGATGCAG TCGCTGCAGATCGCGGCCTTTCTGTTCACCGTCTGCCAcgtggtgctgctggtgcaggaCTGGTTCACCGACCTCGCCCTCTACCG gtTCCTGCAGACGGCCGAGATGGTGAAgccctccaccccctcccccagccaCGAGCCCagcggcgccgccggccccgaGGAGCCCTCGGAGTACtacccccacctgg tttTCGTCCAGACCCGCGCTCGCCCCGAGGCCTTCGGCCCCCGCCGCCTGCGCCAGATGCACCGGGTGCTGGACCGGCTGATGGCGCATTCGCACCTCAAGTAcaagg ggtcGCTCTCCAtgcgggagctggggctgctgccggggctcCCCGAGGGCTTCCTGGAGGCCGAAGTcaacctcttcctcctccccccccggaagaggagggggaggacgcccgccccgc GCgcaggcgggggaggggcccccctcttccccctcctccccccgtaCCGGGGTCACGGAGCCTTCGGGACCCTCCTGGCCCGGCTGCGGGGGAGGGTCCTGGCGGCCGCCCGGGCCCAGCTCTCC CACACCCTCCTCACCGAGAGGAACTG GTTCCACTACGCCGCCCGGATCTGGGACGGGGTGAAGAAATCCTCGGCCCTGGCGGAGTACAGCCGCCTGCTGGGCTGA